In the Peptoclostridium acidaminophilum DSM 3953 genome, one interval contains:
- the gdhA gene encoding NADP-specific glutamate dehydrogenase: MMSYVESVLEKVKQRNASEPEFIQAVEEVLSSLGPIVEKNPEWEAANLLERFCEPERQIMFKVPWVDDQGKVQVNRGFRVQFNGAIGPYKGGLRFHPTVYLGIIKFLGFEQILKNSLTGLPIGGGKGGADFDARGKSDGEIRRFCESFMTELYRHIGPDVDVPAGDIGVGAREIGFLYGHYRRIRGAFENGVLTGKGLSYGGSLIRPEATGYGISYFANEILKHEGTDFAGKTAVVSGFGNVAWGVCKKVRDLGGKVITLSGPDGYIHDPEGITTDEKIDYLVEMLKENKGARVQDYSDKFGCEFVAGQKPWGVKADLVIPCAIQNDIKIDDAKTIVANGTKYVVEGANMPCTNDAIEYFQSNGVIVGPCKAANAGGVATSALEMSQNSMRYNWTAEEVDAKLHQIMIDIHNNAMSAAEEYGFGYNLVAGANIAGFLKVAEAMMAQGVY, translated from the coding sequence ATGATGAGCTACGTTGAAAGCGTATTGGAAAAAGTAAAACAAAGAAATGCCAGTGAGCCCGAGTTCATTCAAGCTGTTGAAGAGGTTCTATCTTCTCTAGGACCGATAGTTGAAAAAAATCCTGAATGGGAAGCAGCTAATCTTCTTGAGAGATTCTGCGAGCCAGAAAGACAAATAATGTTCAAAGTGCCATGGGTTGACGATCAAGGCAAAGTGCAAGTTAACCGTGGATTCAGAGTACAATTTAACGGAGCTATAGGACCATACAAAGGCGGCCTTAGATTCCACCCAACTGTATACCTTGGAATAATAAAGTTCCTTGGATTCGAGCAAATACTTAAGAACTCTCTAACAGGTCTTCCAATAGGTGGAGGTAAAGGTGGAGCAGATTTCGATGCAAGAGGAAAATCTGACGGCGAAATAAGAAGATTCTGCGAAAGCTTCATGACTGAGCTTTACAGACATATAGGACCAGATGTTGACGTTCCAGCAGGAGATATAGGTGTTGGCGCAAGAGAGATAGGATTCCTATATGGTCACTACAGAAGAATAAGAGGAGCTTTCGAAAACGGAGTTCTTACAGGCAAGGGACTTTCTTACGGAGGAAGCTTGATAAGACCGGAAGCTACTGGATATGGCATATCTTACTTTGCTAACGAAATACTTAAGCACGAAGGAACTGATTTCGCAGGCAAGACTGCTGTAGTTTCAGGCTTTGGAAACGTTGCTTGGGGTGTTTGCAAGAAGGTTAGAGACCTTGGCGGAAAAGTTATAACTCTTTCAGGTCCAGACGGATATATACACGATCCAGAAGGTATAACAACTGACGAGAAGATAGACTACCTTGTTGAAATGCTTAAAGAAAACAAAGGTGCAAGAGTTCAAGACTACTCTGACAAGTTCGGATGCGAGTTCGTTGCTGGACAAAAGCCTTGGGGCGTAAAAGCTGACCTTGTAATACCATGTGCTATCCAAAACGACATAAAAATAGACGATGCTAAGACTATAGTTGCCAATGGCACTAAGTATGTTGTTGAAGGTGCCAACATGCCATGTACAAACGACGCTATAGAGTACTTCCAATCAAACGGCGTAATAGTTGGACCTTGCAAGGCTGCCAACGCCGGTGGAGTTGCTACTTCAGCTCTTGAAATGTCACAAAACAGCATGAGATACAACTGGACTGCTGAAGAAGTTGACGCTAAGCTGCATCAAATAATGATAGACATACACAACAACGCTATGAGCGCTGCTGAAGAATACGGATTCGGATACAACCTTGTTGCCGGTGCAAACATAGCTGGATTCCTTAAAGTTGCTGAAGCAATGATGGCTCAAGGTGTATATTAA
- a CDS encoding type 1 glutamine amidotransferase domain-containing protein, translated as MHEKRIGILVEDDFEDLELYYPYFRLIEAGCKAEIIGSRGRDYYKGKKGLSIRKDVAIEDIMPKAYDGVIIPGGWAPDKLRRNERVCSFVREIYNQGKLVASICHGPWVMISSNIVKGHTMTATAAIKDDLINAGAHWEDKAAVRDGNIITSRNPHDLPAFMKEILSFID; from the coding sequence ATGCATGAAAAGAGGATTGGAATACTCGTGGAAGACGATTTCGAAGATCTCGAGCTGTACTATCCGTATTTCAGGCTCATTGAAGCCGGCTGCAAGGCTGAAATAATCGGCTCAAGGGGCAGGGATTACTACAAGGGCAAGAAGGGCTTGAGCATAAGAAAAGATGTGGCAATAGAAGATATAATGCCGAAGGCTTACGATGGAGTTATAATACCTGGAGGTTGGGCTCCCGACAAGCTCAGGCGAAACGAAAGGGTTTGCAGCTTCGTCCGGGAAATCTATAATCAGGGAAAGCTTGTAGCTTCAATATGTCACGGTCCCTGGGTTATGATATCTTCGAATATTGTAAAAGGTCACACTATGACAGCAACAGCTGCAATAAAGGATGATCTCATCAATGCAGGGGCACACTGGGAGGACAAGGCTGCGGTAAGAGACGGGAACATAATAACATCAAGAAATCCGCATGATCTTCCGGCATTCATGAAGGAAATTTTAAGCTTCATAGATTAA
- a CDS encoding redox-sensing transcriptional repressor Rex, whose product MSRKISMAVIRRLPKYHRYLRDLLEKDVNRISSKELSKIIGFTASQIRQDLNNFGGFGQQGYGYNVEELYKEISTILGLEEEYNTIIIGAGNLGQAIANYAGFRSSGFRIKALFDINPRLIGLKIRELEIFDIEDIKEYVTANNIKIAVICIPKDKVQSIANELADAGISGIWNFAPVDLELPEDVIVENVHLTESLFTLSYLLNEKKLGHELPEE is encoded by the coding sequence ATGTCTAGAAAAATTTCAATGGCCGTAATTAGAAGACTGCCGAAGTATCATAGATATCTTAGGGATCTTCTCGAAAAGGATGTAAATAGAATTTCCTCCAAAGAGCTTAGCAAGATTATAGGGTTCACTGCCTCGCAAATAAGACAGGACCTTAATAACTTCGGTGGCTTCGGGCAGCAAGGATACGGCTACAATGTGGAAGAACTTTACAAGGAGATAAGTACAATACTGGGCCTTGAAGAGGAATATAATACTATAATTATAGGTGCTGGAAACCTTGGTCAGGCTATAGCCAATTATGCGGGTTTCAGGTCATCGGGATTCAGGATAAAAGCTCTTTTCGACATCAATCCAAGGCTTATAGGTCTCAAGATAAGAGAGCTTGAGATATTCGACATAGAGGATATCAAGGAGTACGTAACAGCAAATAACATAAAAATTGCAGTAATATGTATACCAAAGGATAAAGTTCAAAGCATTGCAAATGAACTTGCAGACGCAGGCATAAGCGGAATATGGAATTTTGCTCCGGTAGACCTTGAGCTTCCAGAGGACGTAATAGTTGAAAATGTGCATCTGACTGAGAGCCTTTTTACGCTTTCATACCTTCTAAATGAAAAAAAACTCGGCCACGAATTGCCGGAGGAATAA
- a CDS encoding ABC-F family ATP-binding cassette domain-containing protein has product MIVLSCKNISKSFGIDVILKDISFSINDGERIGLVGINGSGKSTLFRILAGIYEPDSGEIFVSKQNNIGYLEQTAEFESESTVYEETLSVFSDLIAEEASLRELEHEISAEGKNGHTQKLDMLMKDYSSRLDEFNKKNGYSYKSEVKGILKGLGFDESEFDKPASILSGGEKTRVLLAKLLLKKPEILLLDEPTNHLDINAVEWLETFIKQYFGTVIIVSHDRYFLDQTVSNVFELSGTSLKKYSGNYSYYVSKKAQEGELEIKQYEEAQSEIKRQKEIAQRLKGYGNEKFVKRARSREKVIEKLEEPEKPLLYSKKAKMHFEAAAQSGKDVLHARGLSMAYESNLLFENLSFDIYRGERVALIGPNGKGKSTLFKILCSKENAISGEFSMGTNVSLGYYDQQQENIDNGKSVIDEIWDSNEGFTQTQVRTYLGVFLFEGDDVFKPISSLSGGEKARVSLLKLMLSKSNFLLLDEPTNHLDIDSKEVLEDALLGYDGTIFVISHDRYFLNKIADRIIVLEDGGYSEYLGNYDYYHEKKRMLEEMSAIEESPEKTKTQLRDEKKKQKEKQVETKRLEKERAALEEEIMDIEESIGELDVLMCSEEVYSNPEKSREINLSKSNLENRLASLYERWEELSE; this is encoded by the coding sequence ATGATAGTATTATCTTGCAAAAATATAAGCAAAAGCTTCGGCATAGATGTTATACTCAAGGATATTTCTTTTTCAATTAATGACGGGGAACGCATAGGGCTTGTCGGCATAAACGGATCAGGCAAATCAACGCTTTTCAGGATACTCGCCGGCATTTATGAGCCAGACAGTGGAGAAATATTCGTATCCAAACAAAACAACATAGGGTATTTGGAGCAAACCGCCGAGTTCGAATCAGAAAGCACAGTATACGAGGAGACACTCAGCGTATTTTCAGACCTCATAGCGGAGGAAGCCTCGCTAAGGGAGCTTGAGCATGAGATATCAGCCGAGGGCAAAAACGGACACACACAAAAGCTCGACATGCTTATGAAGGACTACTCCTCGCGGCTCGATGAGTTCAACAAGAAAAATGGCTATAGCTACAAATCAGAGGTCAAGGGCATACTAAAGGGACTTGGTTTTGACGAAAGCGAATTCGACAAGCCGGCCTCCATACTTTCGGGCGGCGAAAAGACGAGGGTTCTGCTGGCAAAGCTGCTGCTCAAGAAGCCCGAGATACTTCTTCTTGACGAGCCTACAAACCATCTGGACATAAACGCCGTCGAATGGCTGGAAACTTTCATTAAACAGTACTTTGGAACGGTTATAATAGTATCTCACGACAGATATTTTCTCGATCAGACTGTCAGCAACGTTTTTGAGCTCTCCGGCACAAGCCTTAAAAAATACAGCGGCAACTATTCATACTATGTCAGCAAAAAAGCCCAGGAGGGCGAGCTTGAAATCAAGCAGTATGAAGAAGCCCAGTCTGAAATCAAACGCCAGAAGGAGATAGCCCAAAGGCTCAAGGGCTACGGAAACGAAAAATTTGTCAAAAGGGCCAGAAGCCGTGAAAAGGTGATTGAAAAGCTCGAAGAGCCTGAAAAACCTCTCTTATACAGCAAGAAGGCGAAGATGCACTTTGAGGCTGCCGCCCAAAGCGGCAAGGACGTGCTTCATGCCAGGGGGCTGTCAATGGCTTATGAAAGCAATCTGCTGTTTGAAAATCTCAGCTTCGACATATACAGGGGCGAGCGCGTTGCCCTCATAGGGCCAAACGGCAAGGGCAAGTCCACGCTTTTCAAGATACTCTGCAGCAAGGAGAACGCTATTTCAGGCGAATTTTCCATGGGCACCAATGTAAGCCTTGGCTACTACGACCAGCAGCAGGAGAACATCGACAATGGCAAGTCGGTAATAGATGAGATATGGGATTCAAATGAAGGGTTCACTCAGACACAGGTGCGAACATACCTTGGAGTATTCCTCTTCGAGGGCGACGATGTGTTCAAGCCCATATCCTCCCTAAGCGGCGGAGAAAAAGCCAGAGTATCGCTGCTCAAGCTGATGCTCTCGAAATCCAACTTCCTGCTTCTCGACGAGCCCACGAACCACCTTGACATTGACTCAAAAGAGGTACTCGAGGACGCCCTTTTAGGATATGACGGGACTATATTTGTAATATCCCACGATCGGTATTTTCTAAACAAGATAGCCGACAGGATAATAGTGCTCGAAGATGGCGGCTACAGCGAGTACCTTGGAAACTACGACTACTACCACGAAAAAAAGCGTATGCTCGAGGAGATGAGTGCAATAGAAGAGTCTCCCGAAAAGACGAAAACTCAGCTGCGGGACGAGAAAAAAAAGCAGAAAGAAAAACAGGTAGAGACAAAGCGGCTTGAAAAAGAGCGCGCGGCTCTTGAAGAGGAGATAATGGACATAGAGGAAAGTATAGGCGAGCTGGATGTGTTGATGTGCAGCGAGGAGGTCTACTCTAACCCAGAAAAATCAAGGGAAATAAATCTAAGCAAGTCAAATCTCGAAAACCGGCTCGCATCCCTTTACGAGCGCTGGGAGGAGCTTTCCGAATAA
- the tsaD gene encoding tRNA (adenosine(37)-N6)-threonylcarbamoyltransferase complex transferase subunit TsaD — translation MKSVITLAIESSCDETSVAVIRDGRQVMSNIISTQMDEHKKFGGVVPEVASRRHIENIQGVVQESLDEAGVTFGDIDIVGVTYGAGLVGALLVGLSTAKAISFALGVPLVGVNHIEGHICANFIAHEELEPPFACLVVSGGHTHMVEVRGYGDYNVLGMTRDDAAGEAFDKLARAIGLGYPGGSKIDRAAKLGDRNAIDFPRAYLEKGSYDFSFSGLKSAALNYLNSKKMKKEDISIEDVSASYQEAIVDVLAERSIRACLEKGYKTLAIAGGVAANSRLRERLEGDAKVHGINVKYPPIELCTDNAAMIGCAAYYDYIGGKVSSLDLNAVPGLRIGERE, via the coding sequence ATGAAAAGTGTAATAACGCTTGCCATAGAGAGCAGCTGCGATGAGACTTCAGTGGCTGTTATAAGGGACGGAAGGCAAGTGATGTCTAATATAATATCAACCCAGATGGACGAGCATAAAAAGTTCGGAGGGGTAGTGCCGGAGGTGGCATCAAGAAGGCACATAGAAAACATACAGGGCGTAGTGCAGGAATCGCTCGACGAGGCGGGAGTAACTTTCGGCGATATAGACATTGTCGGAGTGACATATGGAGCAGGTCTTGTGGGAGCGCTGCTTGTGGGCCTTTCTACTGCAAAGGCCATATCGTTCGCGCTTGGAGTACCGCTAGTTGGAGTAAACCACATAGAAGGCCACATATGTGCAAACTTCATAGCACACGAGGAGCTTGAGCCTCCTTTTGCGTGCCTTGTGGTTTCGGGAGGCCATACGCATATGGTTGAGGTTAGAGGCTACGGCGATTACAACGTGCTTGGCATGACAAGAGACGATGCGGCGGGCGAGGCTTTCGACAAGCTGGCAAGGGCAATAGGACTCGGCTACCCTGGAGGCTCCAAGATAGACAGGGCCGCAAAGCTCGGCGACAGGAACGCGATAGATTTCCCAAGGGCTTATCTTGAAAAGGGCAGCTATGACTTTAGTTTCAGCGGCCTCAAGTCGGCTGCGCTTAACTACCTCAACAGCAAGAAAATGAAAAAAGAGGATATATCGATAGAGGACGTGTCAGCCTCATACCAGGAGGCCATAGTCGATGTGCTCGCAGAAAGAAGCATAAGGGCGTGCCTTGAAAAAGGCTACAAGACACTTGCAATAGCAGGCGGAGTTGCAGCCAACTCGAGACTCAGGGAAAGGCTTGAGGGCGATGCCAAAGTACATGGCATAAATGTAAAATATCCGCCTATAGAGCTTTGTACTGACAACGCGGCCATGATAGGCTGCGCGGCATATTACGACTACATCGGGGGAAAGGTATCATCACTTGATCTGAATGCGGTTCCGGGACTTCGAATAGGAGAGCGGGAATAA
- the rimI gene encoding ribosomal protein S18-alanine N-acetyltransferase: MSNIYEIREMTADDIDGVLEVENISFKTPWSRDSFEKEMENSLAFYLVVSSDDGIAGYGGIWFIAGEGHITNIAVHPDFRNRGLGRAIVKGLIEESLKRKIEAMTLEVRISNETAIGLYKSLGFKSAGVRPGYYTDSNEDALIMWKEL; encoded by the coding sequence ATGAGTAACATATATGAAATAAGGGAAATGACAGCAGACGACATAGACGGCGTGCTTGAAGTGGAAAATATAAGCTTCAAGACACCGTGGAGCAGAGACTCCTTTGAAAAGGAAATGGAAAACTCACTGGCGTTTTACCTCGTAGTATCGAGCGATGATGGAATCGCTGGCTATGGGGGTATATGGTTCATAGCCGGGGAAGGGCATATAACAAATATAGCGGTACACCCGGATTTTAGAAACAGGGGACTGGGCAGAGCCATTGTGAAGGGTCTGATAGAAGAATCCTTGAAACGCAAAATAGAAGCTATGACGCTTGAGGTTAGAATTTCAAACGAGACGGCGATAGGCCTTTACAAGTCTCTTGGATTCAAGTCTGCGGGAGTCAGGCCCGGATACTACACCGACAGCAATGAGGATGCGCTTATAATGTGGAAGGAGCTATAA
- the tsaB gene encoding tRNA (adenosine(37)-N6)-threonylcarbamoyltransferase complex dimerization subunit type 1 TsaB: MNIIGIDTSSAVATVALMNESKLIAEYTLNHKKSHSTNLMPMLDEMLKACEMKTSDIDLIAVCNGPGSFTGIRIGVATAKALSHVLNVPIVAVNSLEVLAFNSVSSYSYVMPMMDAQRGQVYSALYRCDGQVVELEGMGVKTIEEVLSQIEGLGERVMVLGEASELYRDELSKLSNAVIPPRSQRMARASSVCELAAKKYSCGEISNGFELRPVYIRKSQAEVQYEEKMKKALGNE; encoded by the coding sequence ATGAACATCATAGGCATAGACACGTCTTCAGCGGTGGCCACTGTAGCGCTGATGAACGAGAGCAAGCTTATAGCCGAATACACTTTAAACCACAAAAAGAGCCATTCAACAAATCTCATGCCTATGCTGGATGAAATGCTAAAAGCGTGTGAAATGAAAACTAGCGACATTGACCTTATAGCAGTATGCAACGGCCCTGGCTCATTTACCGGTATAAGAATAGGAGTAGCGACAGCAAAGGCACTGTCTCATGTGCTGAACGTGCCTATAGTTGCCGTAAATAGCCTTGAGGTTCTCGCATTCAACTCGGTCAGCTCATACAGCTACGTGATGCCCATGATGGATGCTCAAAGAGGCCAGGTATACTCTGCACTCTATAGGTGTGACGGCCAGGTAGTTGAGCTCGAGGGCATGGGAGTTAAAACCATTGAGGAAGTGCTAAGTCAGATTGAAGGCTTAGGCGAGCGAGTGATGGTGCTCGGGGAAGCTTCCGAGCTTTACAGAGATGAGCTGTCAAAGCTCAGCAACGCTGTAATCCCTCCGCGCAGTCAGCGCATGGCAAGAGCGTCAAGCGTGTGCGAGCTTGCGGCTAAAAAGTATAGCTGTGGCGAAATCAGCAATGGATTTGAGCTTAGGCCGGTTTATATAAGGAAATCCCAGGCTGAGGTGCAGTACGAGGAAAAAATGAAGAAGGCTCTCGGCAATGAGTAA
- the tsaE gene encoding tRNA (adenosine(37)-N6)-threonylcarbamoyltransferase complex ATPase subunit type 1 TsaE, producing the protein MKKILMKNERETTELGYKLGSLIDFPAIVCLSGDLGAGKTTFVQGFSKGLGVSENITSPTFTIVNEYNGRLKLYHFDVYRISSSDEMYDIGFDEYISSDAVCIIEWAEMIEDLLQGIEKLWIEIKYAEGSTFKRELLMRPEGEKYEKLVEELFKE; encoded by the coding sequence ATGAAAAAAATCCTTATGAAAAACGAACGGGAAACCACGGAGCTAGGCTATAAGCTTGGCTCGCTCATAGATTTTCCTGCTATCGTGTGCCTTTCCGGGGACCTTGGAGCCGGCAAGACGACATTTGTGCAGGGATTTTCAAAGGGCCTGGGAGTCAGTGAGAACATTACAAGCCCAACGTTCACAATAGTCAACGAGTATAATGGAAGGCTGAAGCTTTATCACTTTGACGTATACAGAATTTCATCCTCGGACGAGATGTATGATATAGGTTTTGATGAATATATAAGCTCGGACGCCGTATGCATAATAGAGTGGGCCGAGATGATAGAGGATCTGCTCCAGGGAATAGAGAAGCTTTGGATAGAAATAAAGTATGCTGAAGGCTCAACCTTCAAGAGGGAGCTCTTGATGAGGCCGGAGGGAGAAAAGTATGAGAAATTAGTCGAGGAGCTGTTTAAGGAATGA
- a CDS encoding ECF transporter S component — MDRAVKLNPGRLFTTSNLVKISMLGVMSFLIMFIEFPVMFFPEFLKIDISDLPAVIGGFALGPVAGLMIELVKNLLHFAIKSQTGGIGEFANFLVGGAFVFVSSGIYYSSKSKRMAVIGCIAGTMVMGIVGGLANYFILLPFYSTFMPIEAVVSMGAQFNSAITDLKTFVYYSIVPFNIIKGVLLSAATLVMYKRVSHILKG; from the coding sequence ATGGATAGAGCTGTAAAACTAAATCCAGGCAGGCTGTTTACAACATCAAACCTGGTTAAAATCTCAATGCTGGGAGTAATGTCTTTTTTGATAATGTTCATAGAATTTCCGGTGATGTTCTTTCCTGAATTTCTAAAAATCGACATATCGGACTTGCCGGCTGTTATAGGCGGTTTTGCGCTCGGTCCTGTGGCGGGGCTTATGATTGAGCTTGTAAAAAATCTGCTTCACTTTGCAATAAAGAGCCAGACCGGCGGTATAGGCGAATTTGCCAACTTTCTTGTGGGCGGAGCCTTTGTTTTTGTATCATCGGGAATATACTACTCCTCCAAAAGCAAAAGGATGGCAGTGATTGGGTGTATAGCTGGAACGATGGTTATGGGTATAGTGGGCGGACTTGCAAACTACTTTATACTCCTGCCGTTTTACTCGACATTCATGCCAATAGAAGCCGTGGTTTCTATGGGAGCGCAGTTTAACAGCGCCATAACAGACCTTAAGACATTTGTTTACTATTCAATAGTGCCCTTCAACATAATAAAGGGCGTATTGCTTTCTGCAGCGACGCTTGTGATGTACAAGAGGGTGTCACATATTCTCAAGGGATAA
- a CDS encoding amidohydrolase: MLLIKNGKVHTMTSGVLDSADILVKSGKIVMIANDIDATSEMQVVDASGKHVFPGFIDAHTHMGLWEDGMGVEGADGNEETDPVTPHLRAIDGINPMDRNFKEALEGGITTVATGPGSANVMGGQFVVVKAFGDRIDDMIIKNPAGFKIAFGENPKSVYGKDDRAPQTRMAIAALIRETLKKAVNYHEDMLDYVSDEEADRPEYDIKLDALIPLLEKKAPLKAHAHRADDIFTAIRIAKEFDLPLTLDHCTEGHLIADHIAKEGYPALVGPSLCERSKIELKNLDFKTAAVLSNAGVQVALITDHPVVPIQYLPLCAALATKAGMDEQKALEAITINPARILGLGDRIGSLEEGKDADIVIWDGYPLDVKSVVSMTIVDGSIVYNSAG; the protein is encoded by the coding sequence ATGCTACTTATAAAAAATGGCAAGGTGCACACAATGACTAGCGGTGTGCTTGACTCGGCCGACATACTTGTAAAATCGGGAAAGATAGTCATGATTGCAAATGACATAGATGCTACTAGCGAAATGCAGGTTGTGGATGCCTCAGGAAAACATGTTTTTCCAGGCTTCATAGATGCGCACACCCATATGGGCCTCTGGGAGGACGGGATGGGTGTGGAAGGTGCTGACGGCAACGAGGAGACGGATCCTGTAACTCCGCATCTTAGAGCTATAGACGGCATAAATCCTATGGACAGGAATTTCAAGGAGGCGCTTGAGGGCGGCATTACGACAGTTGCTACGGGTCCTGGAAGTGCGAATGTAATGGGCGGCCAGTTCGTAGTAGTCAAGGCCTTCGGAGACAGGATAGATGACATGATAATAAAGAATCCTGCGGGCTTCAAGATAGCGTTTGGAGAGAATCCAAAGAGCGTTTACGGAAAGGACGACAGGGCGCCGCAAACGCGCATGGCAATTGCTGCTCTAATAAGGGAGACTCTAAAAAAAGCAGTGAATTATCACGAAGACATGCTCGATTATGTTTCAGACGAGGAAGCAGACAGGCCGGAATATGACATTAAGCTGGATGCGCTCATTCCGCTGCTGGAGAAGAAGGCTCCTCTGAAGGCGCATGCGCACAGGGCTGACGACATATTTACGGCCATAAGAATAGCCAAGGAATTCGACCTGCCGCTTACGCTTGATCACTGCACTGAAGGCCATCTTATAGCCGACCATATAGCCAAGGAAGGCTATCCGGCTCTTGTTGGCCCGTCACTTTGTGAAAGGTCCAAGATAGAGCTTAAGAATCTTGACTTCAAGACGGCTGCAGTGCTTAGCAATGCAGGCGTTCAGGTCGCCCTCATTACAGATCATCCGGTCGTACCTATACAGTATCTGCCGCTTTGCGCAGCTCTTGCAACAAAGGCTGGAATGGACGAGCAAAAGGCTCTTGAAGCCATAACAATAAACCCGGCAAGGATATTGGGGCTCGGAGACAGGATAGGCAGCCTAGAGGAAGGCAAGGATGCAGACATAGTCATATGGGACGGGTATCCGCTGGATGTCAAAAGTGTCGTAAGTATGACTATAGTTGACGGTAGCATAGTATATAATTCAGCTGGATAA